Proteins from a genomic interval of Rhodococcus rhodochrous:
- a CDS encoding DUF1801 domain-containing protein — MERGDRETAAMVAAGWTVCLDEFDALPAGEPPSQETDSEAWRPVYELLHRRRIPGGCSRAGTRRGDLMSESEKGTGPKLLSGGNPQIPKGMGREPVEAYIAAMPEWKHDIGRRLDELIREEVPDVHNAVKWNQPLYGTADDSWFLTFRCFTNYVQLSFFRGSSLDPLPEKGSKHPEMRYHDIRRLEDLDEDKIRKWVRQAAELPGEKM; from the coding sequence GTGGAGCGCGGCGACCGGGAGACCGCCGCGATGGTCGCCGCGGGCTGGACGGTCTGCCTCGACGAGTTCGACGCCCTGCCGGCAGGCGAACCGCCGTCGCAGGAGACCGACTCGGAGGCCTGGCGGCCGGTCTACGAGCTCCTACATCGCAGAAGGATTCCCGGCGGGTGCTCCCGTGCCGGGACAAGGAGGGGAGACCTCATGAGCGAGTCCGAGAAGGGCACCGGACCCAAGCTGTTGTCGGGTGGCAACCCGCAGATACCGAAGGGGATGGGCAGGGAACCGGTCGAGGCCTACATCGCGGCGATGCCCGAATGGAAGCATGACATCGGTCGGCGCCTCGACGAGCTGATCCGCGAGGAAGTTCCCGACGTCCACAACGCCGTGAAGTGGAACCAGCCGCTCTACGGCACCGCCGACGACAGCTGGTTCCTCACGTTCCGCTGCTTCACCAACTACGTGCAGCTGAGTTTCTTCAGGGGGAGTTCGCTCGACCCGCTGCCCGAGAAGGGGTCCAAGCATCCCGAGATGCGCTATCACGACATCCGCCGGCTCGAGGACCTCGACGAGGACAAGATCCGGAAGTGGGTGAGGCAGGCCGCCGAGCTGCCGGGCGAGAAGATGTAG
- a CDS encoding glutathione peroxidase — protein sequence MTTPLQDIPINTLSGEPTNLGAYEGHAVLVVNVASKCGLTPQYTALEKLAQEYRDRGLFVVGVPCNQFMGQEPGTPEEIQEFCSATYGVTFPLLEKIEVNGENRHPLYAELTKHPDASGEAGDIQWNFEKFLIAPDGTVAARFRPRTEPDAPEILDALEEILPA from the coding sequence ATGACCACGCCTCTCCAGGACATCCCGATCAACACCCTCTCGGGTGAACCCACGAATCTCGGCGCGTACGAGGGCCACGCGGTTCTCGTCGTGAACGTCGCGTCCAAGTGCGGCCTGACCCCGCAGTACACGGCGCTCGAGAAGCTCGCGCAGGAATACCGCGACCGCGGACTGTTCGTCGTGGGCGTGCCGTGCAATCAGTTCATGGGTCAGGAACCCGGCACACCGGAGGAGATCCAGGAGTTCTGCTCCGCCACCTACGGCGTGACCTTCCCGCTGCTCGAGAAGATCGAGGTCAACGGCGAGAACCGGCATCCGCTCTACGCCGAGCTCACCAAGCACCCGGACGCCTCCGGCGAGGCCGGCGACATCCAGTGGAACTTCGAGAAGTTCCTCATCGCTCCCGACGGCACGGTCGCCGCGCGCTTCCGTCCCCGCACGGAACCGGATGCGCCCGAGATCCTCGACGCCCTCGAAGAGATCCTGCCGGCCTGA
- the bluB gene encoding 5,6-dimethylbenzimidazole synthase, which produces MFGTEARDALYDIIRMRRDVRAEFSGERLDEETLMRILRAAHHAPSVGNTQPWDFVVVQDEQRLKEFAEHVAGCRQAFADSLPEDRKSTFDPIKIEGIVESGTGVVVTYDPERGGKHILGRHTIDESGLFSAVLAIQNLWLAATAEGLGVGWVSFYEEDFLADFVGVSAPVRPIAWLCVGPVTRLQEIPDLERFGWRKGRPLEEAVHRDRFVAPGDREA; this is translated from the coding sequence ATGTTCGGCACAGAAGCGCGGGACGCGCTGTACGACATCATCCGCATGCGTCGCGACGTCCGTGCAGAATTCAGCGGGGAACGGCTCGACGAGGAGACGCTGATGCGCATCCTGCGGGCCGCCCACCACGCACCCAGTGTCGGCAACACCCAGCCCTGGGACTTCGTCGTCGTGCAGGACGAACAGCGGCTGAAGGAGTTCGCCGAGCACGTCGCCGGTTGCCGACAGGCGTTCGCCGACTCGCTCCCCGAGGACCGGAAGAGCACCTTCGACCCCATCAAGATCGAAGGCATCGTCGAATCGGGGACCGGTGTCGTCGTCACCTACGACCCCGAACGCGGCGGCAAGCACATCCTCGGCCGCCACACCATCGACGAATCCGGCCTGTTCTCGGCCGTGCTGGCGATCCAGAACCTGTGGCTCGCCGCGACCGCCGAGGGGCTCGGCGTGGGATGGGTGTCGTTCTACGAGGAGGACTTCCTCGCCGACTTCGTCGGAGTGAGCGCACCTGTGCGTCCCATCGCGTGGCTGTGCGTCGGCCCGGTCACGCGGCTGCAGGAAATCCCCGACCTCGAACGGTTCGGCTGGCGGAAGGGTCGCCCGCTCGAGGAGGCCGTGCACCGCGACAGGTTCGTGGCGCCGGGCGACCGGGAGGCCTGA
- a CDS encoding oxidoreductase has translation MTVPNQTYTRLLSPGTIGPITLDNRVVMPAMDMNLCEDGEIEQGDIDHFVARAAGGTGLIITGCCAVAYPAGCASTKEPGLSEDRFVPGLRALADAVHEAGSKLCVQMVHHGKVARIDTLQGRPQLVPSIPKPPSDMSAMADCTPEELQRMAAIQGGKQATYNEATETDIQWLIRMFAEAAGRVAAAGADAVEIHAAHNYVLGAFLSRYTNRRTDEYGGSLENRARLTCEVIRAVKDRVGDRLAVIVRLAGQEYGETDGLTVEESAAAAVLFEQAGADALHVTGTALNAFANFTDGPLPDKVGFYTSDAAVIKRAVSIPVITVGRMLPEVGERMIAEGVTDFVAMGRQLLADPALVAKLKEGRSEQIRPCINCYVCVQENFWDATPICAVNPALGNETLVPFVRTAAPKHVVVVGAGPGGLETARVATERGHRVTVVDKSDRIGGTLWFSTLTTPDNERLLKWLTAEVTRLGIDVRLGTEATAASIRALDPDVVVVATGAVRERPTVPGGDLPHVHTGDSMRALMTGAGDVSGQSPVLRVMGRLGKLAGITTSPRRIRDLSRRFLRFLPMARDVVVIGGSLVGLELAEFMAERGSRVTLLAEGQQLGVPMAMPRRWTAVKHAREVGLEVHRNTTVRRITRKTVEFTVGGETKSVRARMVVVASGVSAAAPLADELAGSGIDVRVVGDAGRVDYIEGAVHSAWKVATDL, from the coding sequence GTGACAGTCCCGAACCAGACCTATACGCGCCTTCTCTCCCCCGGCACCATCGGGCCGATCACCCTGGACAACCGCGTAGTGATGCCCGCCATGGACATGAACCTCTGCGAGGACGGGGAGATCGAGCAGGGCGACATCGATCATTTCGTCGCCCGCGCGGCCGGAGGCACCGGGCTGATCATCACCGGATGCTGCGCGGTCGCCTATCCGGCGGGATGCGCCAGCACGAAGGAACCCGGCCTGTCCGAGGACCGGTTCGTCCCCGGTCTCCGTGCGCTGGCCGACGCCGTCCACGAGGCCGGCAGCAAGCTGTGCGTGCAGATGGTGCATCACGGCAAGGTCGCTCGTATCGACACCCTGCAGGGCCGTCCGCAACTGGTACCGAGCATCCCGAAGCCGCCGAGCGACATGAGCGCGATGGCGGACTGCACCCCCGAGGAGCTGCAGCGCATGGCTGCGATCCAGGGCGGCAAACAGGCCACCTACAACGAAGCCACCGAAACCGACATCCAGTGGCTGATCCGCATGTTCGCCGAGGCAGCGGGCCGGGTCGCTGCCGCCGGAGCGGACGCCGTCGAGATCCACGCCGCCCACAACTACGTGCTCGGCGCCTTCCTCAGCCGCTACACGAACCGGCGCACCGACGAGTACGGCGGGTCGCTGGAGAACCGGGCCCGGCTGACCTGCGAGGTGATCCGCGCGGTCAAGGACCGGGTCGGCGACCGCCTCGCCGTCATCGTGCGCCTGGCAGGGCAAGAATACGGCGAAACGGACGGCCTGACCGTCGAGGAATCCGCCGCTGCCGCAGTGCTGTTCGAGCAGGCCGGCGCCGACGCCCTCCACGTCACGGGCACCGCGCTCAACGCGTTCGCGAATTTCACCGACGGCCCGTTGCCGGACAAGGTCGGCTTCTACACCTCCGACGCCGCGGTCATCAAGCGCGCGGTGTCCATCCCCGTCATCACCGTCGGCCGCATGCTGCCGGAAGTCGGCGAGCGGATGATCGCCGAGGGCGTCACGGACTTCGTCGCGATGGGCCGTCAGTTGCTGGCCGATCCCGCGCTCGTCGCCAAGCTGAAAGAGGGGCGCAGCGAACAGATCCGCCCGTGCATCAACTGCTACGTATGCGTGCAGGAGAACTTCTGGGACGCCACGCCCATCTGCGCGGTCAACCCGGCTCTGGGCAACGAGACGCTCGTGCCGTTCGTCCGCACTGCGGCGCCGAAGCACGTCGTCGTGGTCGGTGCCGGTCCGGGCGGGCTCGAGACTGCGCGGGTCGCCACCGAGCGCGGGCACCGCGTCACCGTCGTGGACAAGAGCGACCGGATCGGCGGGACTCTGTGGTTCTCGACCCTCACCACCCCCGACAACGAACGGTTGCTGAAGTGGCTCACAGCCGAGGTCACCCGCCTCGGCATCGATGTGCGACTCGGCACCGAGGCCACCGCCGCATCGATCCGTGCCCTGGATCCGGACGTCGTGGTCGTCGCGACGGGCGCGGTGCGGGAGCGTCCCACCGTGCCGGGCGGGGACCTGCCGCACGTGCACACCGGCGACAGTATGCGTGCGCTCATGACGGGCGCGGGCGACGTCTCCGGCCAGTCGCCTGTGCTGCGGGTGATGGGCCGGTTGGGCAAGCTCGCGGGTATCACCACGAGCCCTCGGAGGATCCGCGATCTGAGCCGACGGTTCCTGCGTTTCCTGCCGATGGCGAGGGACGTCGTCGTGATCGGCGGGTCGCTCGTCGGCCTCGAACTGGCCGAGTTCATGGCCGAGCGCGGCAGCCGGGTGACCCTGCTCGCCGAGGGGCAACAGCTCGGGGTGCCGATGGCGATGCCGCGCCGGTGGACTGCCGTCAAGCACGCGCGCGAGGTGGGTCTCGAGGTCCATCGCAACACGACCGTTCGGCGCATCACGCGGAAGACGGTGGAGTTCACGGTCGGTGGGGAGACGAAGTCGGTGCGCGCCCGGATGGTCGTCGTCGCGTCCGGGGTGTCGGCGGCGGCACCGCTCGCCGACGAGCTGGCCGGCTCGGGCATCGACGTCCGCGTCGTCGGGGACGCGGGTCGGGTCGACTACATCGAGGGCGCCGTCCACAGTGCCTGGAAGGTGGCAACCGACCTGTGA
- a CDS encoding DUF2334 domain-containing protein → MSGRMIVSVSGIRDVTRDVVNDFAREMDARGVPLSLLVAPRLKDHYRLVRDPATQEWLLERREGGDAIVLHGYDQAATKRRRAEFAMLPEHEARLRLLAADRVLEETGLRTRLFAPPRWVASPGAVAALPQVGFRMMADVAGIRDLAAGTVTRTRVYGIGDGAKSEPWWCRAMVIGASRVARRGEVLRLAIAAPRLAESGPRQAILDAVDIALHHGAEPAVYSWQRRPAGTTAA, encoded by the coding sequence ATGAGCGGACGGATGATCGTGTCGGTGTCGGGGATCCGGGACGTCACGCGTGATGTCGTGAACGACTTCGCGCGCGAGATGGATGCGCGTGGTGTGCCGTTGTCGCTGCTCGTCGCTCCCCGCCTGAAGGACCACTACCGTCTCGTGCGCGATCCGGCGACGCAGGAATGGCTGCTCGAACGACGCGAGGGCGGCGACGCGATCGTGCTGCACGGCTACGACCAGGCTGCGACGAAGCGTCGTCGCGCCGAGTTCGCCATGTTGCCCGAACACGAGGCTCGGCTGCGCCTGCTCGCGGCTGACCGCGTGCTCGAGGAGACAGGACTCCGCACGCGACTGTTCGCGCCTCCGCGGTGGGTCGCCTCGCCCGGAGCTGTGGCTGCACTTCCGCAGGTCGGTTTCCGGATGATGGCGGACGTCGCCGGAATCCGCGATCTCGCGGCGGGCACCGTGACGAGAACGCGGGTGTACGGCATCGGTGACGGTGCGAAGTCGGAGCCGTGGTGGTGCCGGGCGATGGTGATCGGAGCGTCGCGGGTCGCGCGGCGGGGTGAAGTGCTCCGGCTGGCGATCGCGGCTCCCCGGCTCGCCGAGTCCGGACCTCGGCAGGCGATCCTCGACGCCGTGGACATCGCTCTGCACCACGGTGCAGAGCCGGCCGTCTACAGTTGGCAGCGGCGCCCCGCAGGTACCACCGCGGCATGA